A part of Girardinichthys multiradiatus isolate DD_20200921_A chromosome 12, DD_fGirMul_XY1, whole genome shotgun sequence genomic DNA contains:
- the sdf2l1 gene encoding stromal cell-derived factor 2-like protein 1 has translation MYTGYESGAAIMERLCVFRGLVRWLLRLLPLLLLLLSGGEGRESELNYVTCGSLVKLLNTRHNVRLHSHDVKYGSGSGQQSVTGVESADDANSYWQIRGKPVRPCQRGSAIKCGQAIRITHMKTGRNLHTHHFSSPLSNNQEVSAFGENGEGDDLDVWTVQCEGVYWERDDPVRFKHVGTEVFLTVTGEQYGHPIRGQREVHGMSSPNQHTWWRTMEGVFIQPSQEPLRHDEL, from the exons ATGTATACCGGGTATGAGAGCGGAGCTGCAATCATGGAGAGGCTGTGTGTATTCCGGGGGTTGGTCCGGTGGCTGCTGCGGCTGCTGCcgctgcttctgctgctgttgtcCGGCGGTGAGGGGAGAGAGTCGGAGCTGAACTATGTGACCTGCGGCTCGCTGGTTAAACTGCTCAACACCCGACACAACGTCCGCCTGCACTCGCACGATGTCAAATACGGCTCAG gCAGTGGACAGCAGTCTGTAACTGGAGTGGAAAGCGCAGATGATGCCAACAGCTATTGGCAGATCCGTGGGAAGCCAGTGCGTCCATGTCAGCGTGGGTCAGCCATCAAATGTGGTCAGGCCATCCGAATCACACACATGAAGACCGGCCGAAACCTTCACACACATCACTTCAGCTCCCCCTTGTCTAATAACCAG GAAGTCAGCGCCTTTGGAGAGAACGGAGAGGGTGATGATCTGGATGTGTGGACTGTCCAATGTGAGGGAGTCTACTGGGAGCGTGATGACCCAGTCCGCTTCAAACACGTGGGCACAGAGGTCTTCCTCACTGTTACAGGCGAGCAGTATGGCCATCCGATCCGTGGCCAGCGCGAGGTGCACGGCATGAGCTCCCCAAACCAGCACACCTGGTGGCGCACCATGGAAGGCGTGTTTATTCAGCCCAGCCAGGAGCCGCTGCGGCACGATGAACTCTGA